Part of the Pelodiscus sinensis isolate JC-2024 unplaced genomic scaffold, ASM4963464v1 ctg214, whole genome shotgun sequence genome is shown below.
CCCGACCGAGGGAGAGAAGGGGCTGTCCCATGGGTGGGGGCCCCTCGGGAACCTGAGAGTCTAGGTCACCCCAGGGCCCCTTGTCTCGCCCTTGTCTGCTCTTTGGGGCCGGGTTGAGCTGCACAGTGACTCCCACTCCCCGGGTGgccctggaggggtggggcaaggggtggggcagcacagcggggggggCCACCCCCCGGAACGGAACCAAGtcagttctctcccccccccatccccaccagaaAAGAGGTGGAAACTGAGAGTCACATCTTCTCCCTTGTCTCCTcctggggactagtggttagagcaggagggcaggGACTCAGGGTGTGCTCGGTTCTCCCCCAGGTGCTGGAGGAGAGTGGGGCTAGTGGttagtgcagggggaggggctgcgagcGAGGACACCTGGCTTCTCTCCCCCACgcagggaggagagtgggggctagtggttagagctggcaGGAGGGcggtgctgggagcctgggggggaCATACCAGTCGACCAGCTGGGCCCCGATGAGGTCGTGGATGTGATAGGGCAGCCCCAGTTTCACGGCCCGGGGAGCCCGGCGGCTCTGTAGGTCCGACAGCAAAACCTCCTTGTACTTGGCTTTCTGGATCATGGCCTGCACGGCCTTGCGCCCTGGGCGGGGAGAGAGGGCTCAGTCGGCCTGtcccctctggcagggctggctggggggggagggtgcccaCACAAACCTTTGATGAAGCATTTAACGAAGCGCCCGGCTCCGGGCACCGCAAGCCACCAGCTGCCGGCGTCCCGGACGGTCAGGACTCCCGCGCTGACCAGCCAGCCTGGAGAGGGGACAGAAGAGACCCGTCCTCACCTCAGTGTCCTTTGCTCCAGAGACCCGGCATCCGGATGCGtcccctctggggtggagcactgGAGCTGGGCACGCAGGGACTTCTCCCCAGTCCCACGTGGGGAAGGTTATAGGGGAACCCCTCGCCCAGCACAGAGATGCGCCCCCTCTGGGGTGGGGAACAGCCGCATAGAACACCAAGGGGGCGCTGGGGCGAGAGGGGGAATGCGGCTGGGCCGGGGGCTCTGGGAGGCTGcgtccccctgccccccgcaccCTCAGCCACCCACGTGATGTCGTGGTCCTGGAAGCCGAAGTCCCTCAGCATGCGGCCCTTCTCGTAGCTGACGTCGGCACAGGAGGTGAAAGCCGTCTGCAGGAACCTGCGCACCGTCCcggcctgctccttcccctccacggACTGCAGCACCTGGGCGGAGACAGGGGGACCTGTTACCCACACCAGGCCCTCCCTGGGGCCACCCTCCcacggctgggggtggggcagaaccTGACCTTGGGCCACGTAGTCCTGAGCGAACACCACCCCGAAGGCCTCCGTGTCGAATCCGAGCTGGAAGAGCCGGACCAGCCCCTCATCCTTCAGCCGGCTCTGCGGAGGGGAGGGTTaatgtgggggggggcactgcaccCCATGGGTCAGAGCCATGAGACTGTGTCTAGCATTGGCGGGTCTACGCACGGTGCATTGTGAGCGCGCGTGGGAAACGTTAGCCTATGCTGAGCACCGTGGGTCCGTGTGTGCGTGAACTCACCACCGCCCGGCTGAAGGGAGCTGTCTGTGTGACCTAGTGGGAGGCTGTACACTGcgtttgggctgtgggtgacccctactggcctgtagCTGTAAGCGCTGCACAGCAGGAGGGCCACCTGAGGATCCTATGGTCATGTAGACAAGGACTCAATTGGTTCTTACCTgttgagggcagggactgaacaacggcagtgagtgttgggggcaggggcagtttctggctgggaaacatgaggggaacagactaagctgagaGGGCGATGGACCCCTAACCAAGGGGCTGGAGGCGTcttggccctgactcctgtagccacatcacggcggtgctgggctgtatcctggagaagcaataacccctctCTGTTTAttggctggtggagactgttctggctgctacgggggtgcaggatcgagGGGAA
Proteins encoded:
- the LOC142825948 gene encoding winged helix repair factor 1-like; amino-acid sequence: MERRRQLISHTLKAKKRRLQPGPDPGDAAEPETWEGPGAVDSALRYLASLFPRQLFEDALPPLVLKHQLYSLVKDRTAVDRHLSRLKDEGLVRLFQLGFDTEAFGVVFAQDYVAQGQVLPHPQPWEGGPREGLVWVTGPPVSAQVLQSVEGKEQAGTVRRFLQTAFTSCADVSYEKGRMLRDFGFQDHDITWVAEGAGGRGTQPPRAPGPAAFPLSPQRPLGVLCGCSPPQRGRISVLGEGFPYNLPHVGLGRSPCVPSSSAPPQRGRIRMPGLWSKGWLVSAGVLTVRDAGSWWLAVPGAGRFVKCFIKGRKAVQAMIQKAKYKEVLLSDLQSRRAPRAVKLGLPYHIHDLIGAQLVDWYVPPRLPAPPSCQL